In Camelina sativa cultivar DH55 chromosome 13, Cs, whole genome shotgun sequence, the genomic window TGCATCTTACTTCTTCCTATGTACTTGTTCGCCACGCCGATTCTTAAGTTTATTGGTCAGAGTGACGATATTGCCGAGCTAACAGGGACCATTGCCCTTTCTGTCATCCCCGTTCACTTCgcctttgcctttttttttccctcttaaCAGATTCCTACAATGTCAGCGCAAGAACAAGGTATGTTACTAATTGGTCGTAAATTGTGGTCTTTGATTATTAAGTAactttgaaaattataatatatatgggcCACACTGATATTGGTTCCAAACACAAAGCTTCACTTAATATAGAGTGAAAACCTTTATTTGAAGATTGGTAGTCTTCAGAATACCATAAAAAGTTAGGttatcacacaaaaaaaaaaaaaaacgacaaatGAAACGTGAGAAACTACGTTTTATGATCTTTGTGAAGATTAATTACCGAACATAAGGGAAAATATAGATCGAATCGATCTCTATAAAATCTTTGTTAATCGAAACGTAAAACAGTAAACAACGTCTAAAACCTTATAAACCCATAAAACATTgtgtttatagaaaaaaaaatagtaagatgTAATGAATAattacaaaaagataaaaataacaaataacaaataagaaTTATAGTCTGAAGCTAGTACGTACTATACAAACTAAATGTGTTTGATTGCTCATTTTCATTATGTCTGAGTAGGTGGTTGCAATTTCAGCTGGAGTATCACTTGCGGCTCATATTCTCGTGTGCTGGTTCTTCGTGTCTGGCTATAAACTCGGGATCGTAGGGACCATGGCTAGTGTGAACGTGCCATGGTGGCTGAACAACATCATCTTATTTGTGTACAGCACGTGTGGCGGTTGTACACTCACTTGGACTGGCTTCTCCTCCGAAGCTTTCACCGGACTTTTGGAATTCACAAAACTTTCTGTCTCTTCAGGAATCATGCTTTGGTACCATTCGTCAAACAAAATCCCATttgtttcacaatttttttttttatcagtcaAATTATTTGAATCGAAAACAAGTTCTTACAACACTTTTTATCCGATATAGCTTAGAAATAAGGTACTACAAAATACTAATCTTGATGACCGGAAACCGAGTAAATGCTAAAATTGCGGTGGACTCCTTATCTATATGGTacgttatttttcttttttttcttttttcttataaccATCAGTATTGTTCTTGTTAGTGCTTTTAATTTGTTGGGAAGTTTACTGTTTCTACCGTACATTATAAACTAGTTGTTAACGTACGtactgaacttttttttttagcatgtCGATAAATAGTTGGGAGCTGATGATTCCACTTGCATTCTTTGCGGGAACCGGGTAACTTTTAAGATTGCCATGTTCACCAATGTTTTGTTGACATACATTATCATATATAATTACAAGTTTATAACTAAACTTGGGATAATATACGCATAAATAtctttaaaagaattaatataGGTACAAATAAATAGTTAGAATTGTGTTTACAGAATTCGAGTGGTAAACGAACTAGGAGCTGGTAATGGGAAAGGAGCAAGATTTGCAACGATCGTGTTCATCGCACTATCGTTGATTATCGGATTATTCCTCACTGAGTTGGTCGTAATATTCCACGGCCAAATCGGTTCGTTATTTTCTTCAAGTGAAGATGTCATAAACGCAGTTGATAACCTTTCTGGTCTCTTAGCCTTCACTATTCTTCTCAACAGTGTGCAACCAGTTCTTTCCGGTACGCCTCAATTATTTTCACAAACCGGGTCAACAGAAGTAGTCTTGACTTTTTGacattttgatttgatttaggTGTTGCGGTTGGTTGGGGTTGGCAATCTTACGTCGCATATATAAATCTGGGATGCTACTACCTTATCGGGCTTCCGTTTGGGATTACTATGGACTGGGTTTTCAAATTTGGAGTCAAGGTTTGCCACGTTTctccattatttttatttacctcaaaattaaattacatacttcttaaaaaaaatatcttgataatttttttttatgtcggcaaattatgtatttttgtttgatattaatatttgtGGCGATGAACTAATATACATATGTGTATGCCTTTGTAATGATGGTAGGGAATATGGGCCGGTATGATATTCGGAGGAACCGCAATTCAAACGTTGATATTAATAATCATCACTACAAGATGCGACTGGGATCATGAGGTAACAAGACGAATACTACAAaatatctttttcattttaactcatagtaattaattttgaagattttataaTCCATTTTTGCATAATTTGTAGTAGacttttaacaacaaaaagagcctatatatatatatatatatacatataggctctttttgttgttaaaagtCTACTACAAAttatatgaataagaatatTATTCTTGTCAGACGTTATAATTTGACTAAGTTGATaacttgaagttttttttttgtttactatcaAGGctagtattttgttttgttaccgCTCTTCTTGATCTAGAGGGATTGTATTGTGGGGCAAAGAAGTAACTGtgtattactttatgcattgcAGGCACATAGAGCAAGTATGCGCATTCAAAAATGGTCAGTACCTGACGCAAGAAACTGAAGTTACTGAAGTTGgtattttgattataatataaaattattttctagcatacGTTTAATGAATTTCAATTGTCTTTTTCTGAgtaacaaacaaatatcctaTCTGAAGTTGgtattttgattataatattattttctagcatACGTTCAATGAATTTAAATTGTCTTTTCTGAgtaacaaacaaatatcctaTCTGAAGTTGAATATTTACATACAGAATCACTTCTCCCTGTCTTTATGAAATAAAGATTcaagcaccaaaaaaaaaatgaaacaacatattccaagacaaaaacaaaattaaatcattcAGCTATAGTATTTATGTTCGTAGTGACTACTAGTGAGACGCCTCCGGCCTTACCATGTGTAGACAGCATATTTCCACACCTTAGTGGATCAACCCAGTCGTACACGGACTTAGCCAGACCGATTCATTCGTCAATCCATTTGGATCATCAAATTTTACCCATTTGGAATCCCATGGCACCACCTCATGTGTTGCCGTCTCGGTGTCGTCCAATGTTACCCATTCGATCTGAACAGAACAGGCCAATTCAACCATTTCCTCATCGTCTTTGACCGTTATCTGAACCGAACCGACGAATTCAACCATCTCCTTATTGTCTTTTGCCGTTTCGGCCTTCAACATCTCAGCCAAACACCAAAAATCTTCTGCAAGACGTCTGTAACGCCAGAAATACCCGCTCAAGCTCTCCTTACATTCTTCAAGTCTCACCAAAACCAGACTCAAAACGTTCAAACCGGAATCATCAACTGGTTTACCACCCAGTTTAATTAATCTTTCACTCAACACTTGAAGCCGTACAACAATCAGCATCATAACCGCGAAGTAGTCTTGAATCACGAGCTCTCTGACCTCGTCCACGATCTTGTTTTGAAACATAGGTGAGCTCTCCTATGTTAATATTTTGCCTCTTGAATCTTCTTAATGATCATATTAAGATATATGAGGATTGGTTATTGACTGGTTCACAACCGGTTAACCCTGATTCAGTTAGTTTGGTTAATATGTGTTAGTATATAAGGAAGATTAGATTGAAGGAGTATGGTTGAGCCTTGTAATATACACATTTATTTCTCGTTAATAAAGTTTGTTAGAACCCGTAGTGgttctttgattcttcttcttctccgtcatAGTTTCCGGTGTATCAAAAtcttaatatggtatcagagctttgcTCTTAAGTCTTCCGCTTCCATTGATATCATCGGGATCTTTGTGAGAAGCTCGATTGAGAAAGATGAGTTGTTCAATGTTATTTCTCCGGATTGTGAGAATCCTCATCGCTGCAATTTTAGAGCTCTtcgttggtgttttttttgggttttttattctatttttcatTTCTCGTCTTTTATTGGCCTCGTTCGTGGTgaatttctcaatttcttttcCAATTTCGCCGcgatttcttgaaattttcttattctttcatTGAGGATGAGATCTTATGTACCTCCTTCTTCGGTTAACCCAACGAGCTTAAACTCGCGTGAGACGGTTGAACCTTCGCGTTTTCAGATGGATCAATATGAGAATCCATACTATCTGAATAGTGATCATGCTGGACTTATTTTGGTTTCTGATCGGCTAACAACAGTTTCTGATTTCCCTTCTTGGCGACGATCTATGTTGATGGCATTGAATATGCGTAACAAATTGGGATTCATCAATGGTACGATTACTAAACCTTTGGAAACTCATCGTGATTTTGGCACTTGGTCACGTTGTAACGATATTGTGAGTACCTGGTTGATGAAATCAGTAGATAAGAAGATAGGTTAGAGCTTGCTTTATATTTCTACTGCTGAGAGGATGTGGAAGAGTATCTTGTCTATGTTCAAGCAGGATGATGCTCCTAGGATATTTGCAATTGAGCAGAAACTTAGCAAGATTGAACAAGGTTCTCTTGATGTTACCACTTACTATacttctttagtttctttgtggGAAGAGCACAAGAACTATGTA contains:
- the LOC104738238 gene encoding putative clathrin assembly protein At5g10410; this encodes MFQNKIVDEVRELVIQDYFAVMMLIVVRLQVLSERLIKLGGKPVDDSGLNVLSLVLVRLEECKESLSGYFWRYRRLAEDFWCLAEMLKAETAKDNKEMVEFVGSVQITVKDDEEMVELACSVQIEWVTLDDTETATHEVVPWDSKWVKFDDPNGLTNESVWLSPCTTGLIH